From Rhodoferax sp. AJA081-3, the proteins below share one genomic window:
- a CDS encoding GNAT family N-acetyltransferase, producing MARKPTLHPSLKPFLAQVSTAEMALGDIRNGDHVFVGTGCAAPRGLVQALEQMRNPPADVEMLHFFTVNAFDHDADGHSTTRFRHRSFFVGQDMRAAVKQGLVDYVPMSVARVPEMVALGRIPVDVALVQVSTPDAFGYVSLGVSVDIIPAAIARARLVIAEVNPAMPRSMGDSTLHISRIHHLVPVYTPVTEFQRLPLQTDDVQRIARYIAGIIDDGSTLQIGLGHVAHEALQYLTDRKDLGVHSDLISDAILPLLQNGNLTGARKTSKPFKIVASLALGSRALYDLIDGNPLFSFEPMDAVCNPATIAAQYKMVAIAQAFSIDLTGQVCIDQFAGEFYSGIGSQGEFMRGASRSPGGKPIVCMTSTTEDGTQSRIRPALLLGESATIARTDVHYVVTEFGIAYLFGKSIRERATALIELAHPQFRPELFAQAQALGYLSGDQTLQNLRAYPVEEEITITLKDGRSVMLRPALSSDAQGIRDLFHHLSEADVYTRFFRHVRGLSNAEVQRLCNVNYENEVAFVATAGTREESLIVGQSCYFINPTVNLADTAFMVHPDWQGCGLGTALQNCMVQHAKKRGLRGFVADVLPGNTRMLRLARNGPPSVQIERTEDSVHLTQLF from the coding sequence ATGGCACGCAAACCCACCCTGCACCCCTCCCTGAAGCCCTTCTTGGCCCAAGTCAGCACGGCTGAAATGGCGCTGGGCGATATACGCAATGGTGACCATGTGTTTGTGGGCACCGGTTGCGCCGCCCCACGCGGCCTGGTGCAGGCGCTGGAGCAGATGCGCAATCCGCCGGCGGACGTGGAGATGCTGCATTTTTTTACCGTCAATGCCTTTGACCACGATGCAGACGGCCACAGCACCACCCGTTTTCGGCACCGCAGCTTTTTTGTGGGCCAGGACATGCGCGCCGCAGTCAAGCAGGGCCTGGTGGACTATGTGCCCATGTCGGTGGCGCGTGTGCCCGAGATGGTGGCGCTGGGCCGTATTCCGGTGGATGTGGCGCTGGTGCAGGTGTCCACACCCGATGCCTTTGGTTATGTGAGCCTGGGCGTGTCGGTGGACATCATCCCGGCGGCCATTGCACGTGCACGCCTGGTGATTGCCGAGGTCAACCCGGCCATGCCACGGTCCATGGGCGACTCCACCCTGCACATCAGCCGCATACACCACCTGGTCCCGGTCTACACGCCGGTGACCGAGTTCCAGCGCCTGCCGTTACAAACGGACGACGTGCAGCGCATCGCGCGTTACATCGCCGGCATCATTGACGATGGCTCCACGCTGCAGATTGGCCTGGGCCATGTGGCACACGAGGCCCTGCAGTACCTGACCGACCGCAAAGACCTGGGTGTGCACTCCGACCTGATATCGGACGCCATCCTTCCGCTGCTGCAAAACGGCAATCTCACCGGCGCGCGCAAGACAAGCAAGCCATTCAAGATTGTGGCCAGCCTAGCCCTGGGCTCACGTGCGCTGTACGACCTGATCGACGGCAACCCACTCTTCTCGTTTGAGCCCATGGACGCCGTGTGCAACCCGGCCACCATTGCGGCACAGTACAAGATGGTGGCCATCGCCCAGGCCTTTTCCATAGACCTGACCGGGCAGGTCTGCATTGACCAATTTGCCGGAGAGTTCTACAGCGGCATTGGCAGCCAGGGTGAATTCATGCGCGGCGCATCACGCTCGCCGGGTGGCAAGCCCATTGTGTGTATGACCTCCACCACCGAAGACGGCACCCAGTCGCGCATACGGCCGGCACTACTCCTGGGTGAGTCCGCCACCATTGCCCGTACCGATGTGCACTACGTGGTGACTGAGTTCGGCATTGCCTACCTGTTTGGCAAATCCATCCGCGAGCGGGCCACGGCCTTGATCGAATTGGCGCATCCGCAATTCCGGCCCGAGTTGTTTGCCCAGGCCCAAGCCCTGGGTTACCTCAGTGGCGACCAGACACTGCAGAACCTGCGCGCCTACCCGGTGGAAGAAGAAATAACCATCACGTTAAAAGATGGCCGCAGTGTGATGCTGCGCCCCGCGCTGTCCAGCGACGCCCAGGGCATACGCGACCTGTTCCACCACCTGAGCGAGGCCGATGTCTACACCCGGTTCTTCCGCCATGTGCGTGGCCTGTCCAATGCCGAGGTGCAGCGCCTGTGCAATGTGAACTACGAAAACGAAGTGGCCTTTGTGGCCACGGCCGGCACGCGGGAGGAGTCGCTGATCGTGGGGCAGTCGTGTTACTTCATCAACCCCACGGTCAACCTGGCCGACACGGCATTTATGGTGCACCCGGACTGGCAGGGTTGTGGCCTGGGCACTGCACTGCAAAACTGCATGGTGCAGCACGCCAAAAAGCGTGGCCTGCGCGGCTTTGTGGCCGATGTGCTGCCCGGCAATACACGCATGTTGCGCCTGGCGCGCAACGGCCCACCCTCGGTACAGATTGAACGCACCGAAGATTCGGTGCACCTGACGCAGCTGTTCTAA
- a CDS encoding SDR family oxidoreductase codes for MDLGIKGKWALVCGASKGLGLGCAQALVQEGVNVLIVARGAEQLAVSASDLIAHQAASTGANVLFCAQDITTEAGRAAVFAMRKDFDIVVTNAGGPPPGDFRDWDREAWIKAVDANMLTPIELIKATVDGMAARGFGRIVNITSSSVKAPIDVLGLSNGARSGLTGFVAGVARSGLAAKGVTINNLLPGVFDTDRIKTMLAANSKKTGQTVEALADARRQNIPARRFGTPQEFGAICAFLCSQQAGYINGQNVLADGGAYPGTY; via the coding sequence ATGGATTTGGGCATCAAGGGTAAGTGGGCACTGGTGTGTGGCGCCAGCAAAGGCCTGGGCCTGGGCTGCGCCCAGGCGCTGGTGCAAGAGGGTGTGAACGTGTTGATCGTGGCACGGGGTGCCGAACAATTGGCGGTATCTGCTTCAGATTTAATAGCACACCAAGCAGCATCCACGGGGGCTAACGTGCTATTTTGTGCACAAGACATCACCACAGAGGCAGGTCGGGCCGCGGTGTTTGCCATGCGCAAGGACTTTGACATCGTGGTGACCAACGCCGGTGGCCCGCCCCCCGGCGATTTCCGCGACTGGGATCGCGAGGCCTGGATCAAGGCGGTCGACGCCAATATGCTGACCCCCATCGAGCTGATCAAGGCCACGGTGGATGGCATGGCAGCACGCGGCTTTGGCCGCATCGTCAACATCACCTCCAGCTCGGTGAAGGCGCCGATCGATGTGTTGGGCCTGTCCAATGGCGCGCGCAGCGGGCTGACGGGTTTTGTGGCGGGGGTGGCGCGCAGTGGCCTGGCCGCCAAGGGCGTGACCATCAACAACCTGCTGCCCGGTGTGTTTGACACCGACCGCATCAAGACCATGCTGGCCGCCAATTCCAAGAAAACCGGGCAGACGGTGGAGGCGCTGGCAGATGCGCGGCGCCAGAACATCCCGGCGCGCCGCTTTGGCACGCCGCAGGAGTTTGGCGCCATCTGCGCGTTTTTATGCAGCCAGCAGGCCGGCTACATCAATGGCCAGAATGTGCTGGCGGATGGCGGGGCGTATCCGGGGACTTACTGA